The nucleotide sequence GAAGAATTAAGTAGAGAAAAGAGAGCAGAAAAATGGAAgttaaaggagaagaagagagaagaagcagAAGAGAAGACGAAGAAAAAGAAGTTTACTACTCTCTTCTCAACTCTCCATGTTCTGCCTTTCACAAAACTGTTCAAGCCATATTGAAATGTCTTGGTCTTGAGTCATTATCAATATCaccatcctcctcctcctcctcctcatcatcatcatcatcagaagaagACCATGAATCTGAAATCGTAAGCTCTCTATGTTCTCAATCTGGTCAGCTCATTTTTATCTTACGGATTATACTactaaatttacatatataagaacATCAAGTGAGGTTAGAAGCCAATCCGGAGCATAAGTGTTTAGTAAGCTAAAACTACAAAAGAGGAAGTTTAAGATATAAGTAAGAAAgttaatattgaaaatatatagaattAAATTCCAACTGTATTTTCATTGATATGTGTGGTAGGTAAAAGCTATATTTATGTTAATGAATAGGTTCAAGAGACAGGATTTATGGCGATGGTAACAAGACTGGTAAGAAGGAGACCAAGGCCAGCTTACAGCTCAGGACGCCCTGGTCAAATCGACTGATTATGATCAAAGACTTGTGTCTTTGTGTTTGTATGTTTTCATGTTTAAACTCACGTATGGGGTCTTAATGTCCTCAGGCCGTCTCCATGGCATGGCAGTCTCTGTAGAAAGTATCTaatccaagaaaaaataaaagtaaagaaGTTTGGTTTTGATTTCATCATCGTATatacaagaagaaaaaagactTAGAGACCATCGAGACAGACACAACATacctttgtttttcttgtttcagCTTATTTATCGTGTACTGTaattttttcttccttttctccCACCTAAACTCCTTTTGTTCGGTGTTGTGTCTGCTACATTAAACTGCTGCTGCAAATACCCTGAGCTTCAGCTGCTTCATCTGTGATGATCAGGCCATCAGCGACGTCTTCCTCCTCGTTATCTCTTATAACGCTAATAACCACAGAATTGCGTAAGAAACATCATTGACAATTGAGAAGATGTCTAGTTATGCAAACATAACATGATCGATGTGAACACGGAAGCAAACAATAAAAAACTAGATTTAAGAGCTGTGGCACCCAAAATATTATACTCCAAGAGACATTGAAACCCGCAATAGACTGTATCAGGACAGTCCATGCTTGCAAAAAGACAAAATACATCATGTTGCTTCTGCTTTGAATCCTCACTAGCCTCCAagagattcaaaaaaaaattttggacaACATAGATTCAAGATTATACCAAACATATTGGTGCTGCGACATGTATCATAGAAACAGTACAACACAATgtaaacaaaaggaaaaaaaaactagaataacCTGCTTATAATTTGGAGGGACAGCAATATGTTATAATAAAATAGAGCATGCATCCAGTAATTCTTATTCACTTAATTAGTATACTCTCTTGTAGTGCAGTCCTCATAAATCTAACTGGACGGATAACCAAAGTCGAGGTCAGACTGATTACTTGTGCTAGGCTTATCCTCTTTTTCTTCACTGAAACTTCCATCACTCTGCAGCAACATGAGAGGATCTCTCAGGAATGGATCTGCATTGACCACGAGAACCTTTTTGCAGTATTCTTTGCTCGATCATTTACGGATGTAATAAGATAAGAGTATCATAGGCTAAGCAGCAGCAGAGTTTCTGCTCAGTTGTGTGAGTTACTCTATTATGTCCATCATCCATAAAACGTTCTATCCACACgaattatttcttcttcttgatcatctGTAGGGTAGGACTCGATATATGACTAAATAACTTGCCAAGCCTTAGTGATATCAGCTTCTATTTCCTAGTGAGAGAATAAGAACTGatctgaagaaaaaaacaataggGAAAAAATGAgacgaaaaagaagaaagaagagaatagTGAAAGAGAGAATGAATTAGGTTTAGTGGCAGATGAGAATCTATACTGATTTTTCACCTCTAAGTTCTTAAATTGAACTATGGAAGGACTCTTGCATTTTCTTGGATGAGAACCTAAAACCTATGGGCCCTATTAGAGAGGAGGCGCTTGATCTAACGGTGGCTGACATCTTGACATCTGACCTTAAAGGGAATAGAGGAAGAATTAAAGAGCTCTTACCAGCGTTTGTTCCTCAGATCCTAAGCATTCAACCAAGCGTCAAAGGGGCAGAGGACTCGTTTATTTGGAGAACTACAAATCTGGCATTTACACCGCTAAATCGGGTTACTTTGCTGCTTATGTACCTACACAAAACTCATTGTCAGTACCACAAGATGAGTTCAGTTGGATTAAGGTCGTTTGGTCATCGAAGTCCTCACCAAAAATGAAGACTTTTCTTTGGTCAATCCTTCAGAATGCACTCCCTCTTGGAATTAACCTGTTGAGCAGAGGAGGAATATCAGCGAGAGATTGCATCAGATGTCAAGAGAGGGAAACAGTAACCCTATATAAGCCTATATAAGCGGGTAATATGAGAATAAAATTTTGGGAACAAGAGTATTATTTGAAGCCGGTCATACTAGGTTAATCACAATTCTTCATAGTTTTCATCTCAACAACATACATGATGTGTAGCGCCTCCAACCCTGAACAACCACCACCTCATAAAGATAACCATCTTTTGTCATTGCCTGAAGATATCGTTTTAAGCTGTCTAGCCCGTGTCCCACGAAACTGTAACCTAAACCTCACTCACGtatccaaaaccctaaaaaccttTGTTAGTTCGCCTGAGCTCAACCGCTTGAGATCCCTCCTGCACAAGAGTTCCCTTTATGTATGTTTCTACGAAATTAACGATAATACGTGGACCCACCGGTGGCTTACCATTGAGAAAACTACGACTGAGTATCGATTGGTTCTGTTCCCTTGTCATCCTTACCCTATCAAGTCCCGCTCTTCAGCTGTCTCTGTGGGACCAGAGATCTACTTCCTCTCGGATGATCTTTGGATTCTTGATACTCGATCTGGAAAGTTTAGCCAGGGACCAAGCCTGAAACCTGGGTTCCGGAGTAAAGCCGCGGGAGTAATCGATGGTAAGATATACGTGATCTGTCGTTGTTATATATTCGGAGGGGTTGACAGGAAGAAGATTAACGTAGAAGTGTTGGatccaaaatcaaaaatttgGAAATCTGAGGGGCAGGAGAAAGTGCAACCAAGAATGTGGTGTGATAATATGGTAAGGTTTGCTTCACTGGAGCGAAAGGTTTACATGGTGGAAGCTGGTCTAATCAGTGTATACAATCCAAGAAAAGGTGAAGGAGAGCGTATGGATCAAATGGTAAGTAACAGACTGGCTGAATCTAATCCGAGAGAGGGcagaagaaaggagaagctaGGTGAAGCAGTGTCTTGGGTGTGTGTGGTAGAGAATGTTCTCTATGCTTGTTATTGCAGTAGTGGGTTAATGTGGTTTGATACCAAGCTCAACGTTTGGAGAAGAGTGGTCAGTCGTGCTGAGGAAGTGTGTCACTTTGGTGAGAAGCAGGCAGTGGCGGAATACCAAGGGAAGCTAGCGGTTTTTGAGTTCGTTAAGCATGACCTAGTCGATAATACTAAGAGCGTTAAGATGTTCTTGTTCTCGTTCCTTACAGTTGGAGAAAAGATTCTTGGGACGATCGAGTGGTCTGGTATTGTAGCCACGGTCCCATATGGCAGTCAATTTTTGCATTGCTTCGGAATGTAATCATATGAATAATGTGTTCTTTTGTTCAATGGAATGCCAACTAAAAACGATTTGTCAtggaagaaagaaaataataaaggctaaaaagtgtattttaaaaatttatcgcGATCTTACTCTCTCTTTATGCACCTGAAGGAAGATAGTTTTTAGCCTCTTGTATTTTCTTATGCACCGGTGGGTGGCAAGTTTATTGCGTTGCTGGAGCTGAAGGTTTACATGGTGGAATGTGGTAGAAACTAGTGTATACAATCCGAGAGATCATGTGGTGAGGATGTTCTCTATGCTTATCATGACGGGACTATTGGTTTATTATCGGTATAGTGTATACGG is from Brassica napus cultivar Da-Ae chromosome A4, Da-Ae, whole genome shotgun sequence and encodes:
- the LOC106420708 gene encoding elicitor peptide 6-like codes for the protein MEVKGEEERRSRREDEEKEVYYSLLNSPCSAFHKTVQAILKCLGLESLSISPSSSSSSSSSSSSEEDHESEIVQETGFMAMVTRLVRRRPRPAYSSGRPGQID
- the LOC106373108 gene encoding F-box/kelch-repeat protein At2g22050-like, which translates into the protein MMCSASNPEQPPPHKDNHLLSLPEDIVLSCLARVPRNCNLNLTHVSKTLKTFVSSPELNRLRSLLHKSSLYVCFYEINDNTWTHRWLTIEKTTTEYRLVLFPCHPYPIKSRSSAVSVGPEIYFLSDDLWILDTRSGKFSQGPSLKPGFRSKAAGVIDGKIYVICRCYIFGGVDRKKINVEVLDPKSKIWKSEGQEKVQPRMWCDNMVRFASLERKVYMVEAGLISVYNPRKGEGERMDQMVSNRLAESNPREGRRKEKLGEAVSWVCVVENVLYACYCSSGLMWFDTKLNVWRRVVSRAEEVCHFGEKQAVAEYQGKLAVFEFVKHDLVDNTKSVKMFLFSFLTVGEKILGTIEWSGIVATVPYGSQFLHCFGM